GCAGCAGGTGGCGGTATGGTGAAGGTAGTAATGAACGGCCAACGTCAAATGCTTGAAGTAAATTTAGATGAGTCTGTAGTAGATCCGGAAGATATCGAAATGCTACAAGATTTAATTGTTATTGCAACAAACGAAGCATTGAAAAAAGTCGAAGAGACAACAAATTCT
This sequence is a window from Solibacillus isronensis. Protein-coding genes within it:
- a CDS encoding YbaB/EbfC family nucleoid-associated protein; translation: MRGMGNMQGMMKKMQKMQKEMMEAQEALNAQLFEGAAGGGMVKVVMNGQRQMLEVNLDESVVDPEDIEMLQDLIVIATNEALKKVEETTNSTMGKFTQGMNLPF